A genomic stretch from Helianthus annuus cultivar XRQ/B chromosome 1, HanXRQr2.0-SUNRISE, whole genome shotgun sequence includes:
- the LOC118481924 gene encoding gamma-interferon-responsive lysosomal thiol protein-like: MDSHRPNNRLSNVVLVLVIVYLPTLLSSVVTSEEKVKVTLYYESLCPSSEDFILNYLYKIFDNGLISIVDLKLSPYGNARITSDGTIVCQHGKWECLLNTVEACAIQAWPDVNDHFPFVYCVEQLNNEGKYTEWEKCFDILNLDPKPVADCYNSGLGHKLEVQYADETKALEPPHEYVPWVVVDGQPLYEDYTNFISYICKAYKGSNVPQACVGLSHPITGPKDIVKGVKHVCYKEEDDVKPKSTLLEMISSMVASWMTKLA, from the exons ATGGATTCTCATCGTCCCAACAACCGCCTATCAAACGTTGTACTTGTACTTGTAATTGTCTATTTACCTACGTTGTTGTCGTCCGTCGTCACTAGTGAAGAAAAAGTGAAAGTGACATTATACTATGAATCTCTGTGTCCATCAAGTGAGGATTTCATACTCAACTATCTGTATAAGATATTTGATAACGGACTCATTTCAATCGTTGATCTCAAGCTTAGTCCCTATGGAAACGCTCGAATTACTTCCGACGGGACAATCGTCTGCCAG CATGGTAAATGGGAATGTTTGCTTAATACCGTAGAAGCTTGTGCAATTCAAGCGTGGCCTGATGTG AATGACCACTTTCCTTTTGTTTATTGTGTGGAACAACTAAATAACGAAGGGAAGTACACCGAGTGGGAAAAATGTTTCGACATCTTGAATTTGGATCCGAAACCAGTTGCTGATTGCTACAATAGTGGTCTTGGACACAAG CTTGAGGTTCAATATGCAGATGAAACAAAGGCCCTTGAACCTCCTCATGAGTATGTACCATGGGTCGTTGTTGATGGTCAACCACTTTATGAA GATTATACAAATTTCATAAGCTACATCTGTAAAGCTTACAAAGGTTCTAATGTGCCCCAAGCTTGTGTCGGTTTATCCCACCCGATTACGGGCCCGAAGGACATTGTGAAAGGCGTCAAGCATGTATGCTACAAGGAAGAAGATGATGTTAAGCCAAAGTCAACGTTGTTGGAAATGATCTCATCAATGGTAGCTTCTTGGATGACCAAGTTGGCATAA